In Methanosarcina siciliae T4/M, one genomic interval encodes:
- a CDS encoding TetR/AcrR family transcriptional regulator, whose protein sequence is MALAERRQREKEQRREDIVNAAEKLFFSRGYDNVSMDEIAGEVELSKPALYYYFKDKESLFFAVVNRGIKILRAMITEEQKSAQASDIKFGELSMASIKFIQEYPDYARACIYFRSGRFDLSDANSMSCDAKEIIEFTEEIYESIFLAIKFYIEDGTYRPDVNPAVAVVVSTFITDGIANISPFLRKFMETHGVTMQQLYLEIGDLVYHMLMNTGEKSEDMYSRMPKWRNDRFATDQDKG, encoded by the coding sequence ATGGCACTAGCAGAACGAAGGCAGCGAGAAAAAGAGCAGAGACGTGAGGACATCGTTAATGCTGCTGAAAAACTTTTCTTTTCACGAGGTTACGATAATGTATCAATGGACGAGATTGCAGGTGAAGTTGAGTTAAGTAAGCCTGCATTGTATTATTACTTCAAAGATAAAGAGTCGCTTTTTTTTGCTGTCGTAAATCGTGGAATCAAAATTCTCCGCGCTATGATCACAGAGGAACAAAAAAGTGCGCAGGCTAGTGATATCAAGTTCGGTGAACTGAGCATGGCATCCATTAAGTTTATTCAGGAATACCCTGACTACGCCAGAGCCTGTATTTATTTCCGGTCAGGAAGGTTCGATCTATCGGATGCAAATAGTATGAGTTGCGATGCAAAAGAGATAATTGAGTTTACTGAAGAGATCTACGAGAGTATATTTCTGGCAATAAAGTTCTACATCGAGGACGGGACTTATAGACCTGATGTGAATCCAGCTGTTGCGGTGGTTGTAAGCACCTTTATTACCGACGGTATCGCGAACATAAGTCCCTTTCTAAGAAAATTCATGGAAACTCATGGAGTTACTATGCAGCAACTCTACCTGGAAATTGGCGATCTTGTATACCACATGCTCATGAATACCGGAGAGAAAAGTGAGGATATGTATTCAAGGATGCCAAAATGGAGGAATGATAGATTTGCAACAGACCAAGATAAAGGTTAA
- a CDS encoding class I SAM-dependent methyltransferase: protein MTLYSRAKLSKDHASLFNDVKAVELVEKIDCCFSLLEKSGADFTLFANAARAMQLDNKVKAYIKEHPQVSVINLGAGFETEFYRVDNGTIRWYDLDLPELIEVRKQLLPETDRSTCIAKSFLDPSWCQDINTENGLFMIAGGLFRYFGETEVRQFFSLLADRFPGCEIVFEAESESSIDVDESCGAYGVGWNDDEPEKRDAMQAEYIKAFENAWKMFFPQAQKDMMIGALTTSTRPQSAELDDFETWWDQLSAQEKGEAMSDFFFGFTCKCPLEDASEMVAWDDRITVVDQFPLFRGIPRDPSLSLSVRQFMDYTDEKGRIKIFHMRL from the coding sequence GTGACATTGTATAGTCGAGCGAAGCTAAGTAAAGACCATGCCTCATTATTCAATGACGTAAAAGCCGTTGAACTCGTCGAAAAAATTGATTGCTGTTTTTCCTTACTTGAGAAATCAGGTGCTGACTTTACATTGTTTGCCAATGCGGCACGCGCAATGCAATTGGACAACAAGGTAAAGGCTTACATCAAAGAGCACCCTCAAGTATCGGTAATTAATCTTGGTGCCGGATTCGAAACGGAATTTTACCGCGTTGACAACGGCACCATTCGCTGGTACGACCTGGACCTTCCCGAACTCATTGAAGTCAGAAAACAGTTGCTTCCGGAAACGGATAGATCAACGTGCATTGCAAAATCTTTTCTTGATCCTAGCTGGTGTCAGGACATTAACACTGAAAATGGCTTATTTATGATTGCTGGCGGACTCTTCCGCTACTTTGGAGAAACAGAAGTACGCCAGTTCTTTTCTTTGCTGGCAGATCGTTTTCCGGGTTGCGAAATCGTTTTTGAAGCCGAATCAGAATCGAGTATTGACGTTGATGAAAGCTGCGGAGCCTATGGCGTAGGATGGAACGATGATGAGCCTGAAAAAAGGGATGCAATGCAAGCGGAGTACATAAAGGCATTTGAGAACGCGTGGAAGATGTTTTTCCCACAGGCTCAAAAAGATATGATGATCGGCGCTCTGACAACATCGACCAGGCCGCAAAGTGCAGAGTTGGATGATTTCGAAACTTGGTGGGACCAGCTCAGTGCACAGGAAAAAGGCGAAGCAATGAGTGATTTCTTCTTTGGCTTCACCTGCAAATGTCCGCTGGAAGATGCAAGCGAAATGGTAGCATGGGATGACCGTATTACTGTTGTAGATCAATTTCCTTTATTCAGAGGTATTCCACGAGATCCCTCATTGAGTTTATCCGTTAGACAATTCATGGATTACACTGATGAGAAAGGGAGGATAAAAATCTTCCATATGCGGCTATGA